In a single window of the Raphanus sativus cultivar WK10039 chromosome 9, ASM80110v3, whole genome shotgun sequence genome:
- the LOC130500350 gene encoding uncharacterized protein LOC130500350 isoform X1 yields MVRQRMLTAHYREIFGEPGSQLDPPGSSSGAGGSGSSDQESVPETQHFFPPIPPPMAQPQPMAQPMAQPMAQPMAQPMAPPVPPPMAPPEIPAAVHPDLMVPPTVPFSQYTVEDILGMPGRAGLPIIDPDRPDGTLWFGVDNSLATDVTETIKGYFSMAHPNWKLTPIYIRKTWFKIYAQKYHWSIGVSERVRKAFYEKAQVRLSDTVCNWKGAWIVKGYTRGKPAELTTDVWDGLIRYWKDPNSIRIANICAAARNTVDEHGNGPMLHSTGQKPHAGVRLKMAKELGRLPTLPELYERTHKNKAGQFLDGKSEQIYNNVIARVEERQTQLTQQSGDGLPVTLSTTEVDKIYEEVVPKKKGRTLGIGSVNDVPRATSSYAQRQTEEVTQLRSELGATKSRVSGLEAFIDVIASTNPEWEALLRNMKQQNPIPGESSGTHNEEDVTRRSEEFYEAMNEP; encoded by the exons atg gttcgccagcgcatgcttactgctcactacagggagatattcggtgagcctggtagtcagttagacccgccaggttcttcttcaggtgccggcggttcaggttcttcggatcaggagtctgttcccgagactcagcatttcttccctccgattcctcctccgatggctcagcctcagccgatggctcagccgatggctcagccgatggctcagccgatggctcagccgatggctcctccggtgcctcctccgatggctcctcctgagatccccgccgctgttcatcccgatctcatggtgccacctactgttcccttctcgcagtacactgtcgaggatattcttggtatgccaggcagagctggtttaccaatcatagaccccgacagacccgacgggactttatg gtttggggttgacaattcccttgcgacagatgtaaccgagacgattaaaggttacttctccatggcgcatccaaactggaaattgacgccgatctacatccgaaagacgtggttcaagatttacgct caaaagtatcattggtccatcggggtcagtgagagagtgaggaaggcgttttacgaaaaggcgcaagttcgcttgtcggacacggtttgcaactggaagggtgcctggatcgtcaaggggtacacccgtggcaaacccgctgagcttaccacggatgtttgggacggcctcatccgttactggaaggatcctaactccattaggatcgcaaacatttgtgctgccgcccgtaacacggtagacgagcacggtaacggcccgatgctacactctacgggccaaaaaccacatgccggtgtccgtttgaaaatg gccaaagagttgggacgtctcccgactcttccggaactttacgagcggacccacaaaaacaaggcgggccagtttttagatggcaagtccgagcaaatctacaacaacgtaattgctcgggttgaagagcgccagactcagctgacccagcagtccggcgacggattaccagttaccttatccacaactgaagtggataagatttacgaggag gttgtccctaagaaaaagggacgtacgttggggatcggttccgtcaatgatgtcccgagagcgacatcatcttatgctcagagacagaccgaagaagtcactcagttgcgttccgagctgggcgcgaccaaaagccgtgtgagtggactcgaagccttcatcgacgttatagcgtccacaaatccggaatgggaagctttgttgaggaacatgaaacaacaaaatcccattccaggcgagtcatcgggcacacataacgaggaggatgttacgaggaggagcgaggaattctacgaggcgatgaacgagccttag
- the LOC130500350 gene encoding uncharacterized protein LOC130500350 isoform X2, translated as MLTAHYREIFGEPGSQLDPPGSSSGAGGSGSSDQESVPETQHFFPPIPPPMAQPQPMAQPMAQPMAQPMAQPMAPPVPPPMAPPEIPAAVHPDLMVPPTVPFSQYTVEDILGMPGRAGLPIIDPDRPDGTLWFGVDNSLATDVTETIKGYFSMAHPNWKLTPIYIRKTWFKIYAQKYHWSIGVSERVRKAFYEKAQVRLSDTVCNWKGAWIVKGYTRGKPAELTTDVWDGLIRYWKDPNSIRIANICAAARNTVDEHGNGPMLHSTGQKPHAGVRLKMAKELGRLPTLPELYERTHKNKAGQFLDGKSEQIYNNVIARVEERQTQLTQQSGDGLPVTLSTTEVDKIYEEVVPKKKGRTLGIGSVNDVPRATSSYAQRQTEEVTQLRSELGATKSRVSGLEAFIDVIASTNPEWEALLRNMKQQNPIPGESSGTHNEEDVTRRSEEFYEAMNEP; from the exons atgcttactgctcactacagggagatattcggtgagcctggtagtcagttagacccgccaggttcttcttcaggtgccggcggttcaggttcttcggatcaggagtctgttcccgagactcagcatttcttccctccgattcctcctccgatggctcagcctcagccgatggctcagccgatggctcagccgatggctcagccgatggctcagccgatggctcctccggtgcctcctccgatggctcctcctgagatccccgccgctgttcatcccgatctcatggtgccacctactgttcccttctcgcagtacactgtcgaggatattcttggtatgccaggcagagctggtttaccaatcatagaccccgacagacccgacgggactttatg gtttggggttgacaattcccttgcgacagatgtaaccgagacgattaaaggttacttctccatggcgcatccaaactggaaattgacgccgatctacatccgaaagacgtggttcaagatttacgct caaaagtatcattggtccatcggggtcagtgagagagtgaggaaggcgttttacgaaaaggcgcaagttcgcttgtcggacacggtttgcaactggaagggtgcctggatcgtcaaggggtacacccgtggcaaacccgctgagcttaccacggatgtttgggacggcctcatccgttactggaaggatcctaactccattaggatcgcaaacatttgtgctgccgcccgtaacacggtagacgagcacggtaacggcccgatgctacactctacgggccaaaaaccacatgccggtgtccgtttgaaaatg gccaaagagttgggacgtctcccgactcttccggaactttacgagcggacccacaaaaacaaggcgggccagtttttagatggcaagtccgagcaaatctacaacaacgtaattgctcgggttgaagagcgccagactcagctgacccagcagtccggcgacggattaccagttaccttatccacaactgaagtggataagatttacgaggag gttgtccctaagaaaaagggacgtacgttggggatcggttccgtcaatgatgtcccgagagcgacatcatcttatgctcagagacagaccgaagaagtcactcagttgcgttccgagctgggcgcgaccaaaagccgtgtgagtggactcgaagccttcatcgacgttatagcgtccacaaatccggaatgggaagctttgttgaggaacatgaaacaacaaaatcccattccaggcgagtcatcgggcacacataacgaggaggatgttacgaggaggagcgaggaattctacgaggcgatgaacgagccttag
- the LOC130500349 gene encoding uncharacterized protein LOC130500349 isoform X1: MVDFDRVHDMVTDAFVAHDEDEEPNIDAKKFYEMLNAANQPLYSGCREGLSKLSLAARMMNIKTDHNLPESCMNEWADLFKEYLPEDNVSADSYYEIQKLVYSLGLPSEMIDVCIDNCMIYWGNDEKLEECRFCKKPRFKPQGRGRNRVPYQRMWYLPITDRLKRLYQSEQTAGKMRWHAEHTQTDGEMTHPSDARAWKHFNKVYPEFASNIRNVYLGLCTDGFSPFGMSGRQYSLWPVFLTPYNLPPEMCMQRELLFLTILIPGPKHPKRSLDVFLQPLIKELKDLWSTGERTYDCSTKTNFTMRAMLLWTISDFPAYGMLSGWTTHGRLACPYCNGATDAFQLKNGRKTSWFDCHRRFLPIGHPYRRNKTLFRHKRVVRDTPPPYLTGEETEKQLDYYGVLETVPRGGNWHVPPNMPDSYGVHHNWHKKSIFWELPYWKDLLLRHNLDVMHIEKNFFENIMNTILNVPGKTKDNIKSRLDLPDICSRSELHINSNGQVPVPIFRLSSEKKSVLFNWVASEVKFPDGYVSNLSRCVEKGQKFSGMKSHDCHVFMQRLLPFAFAELLPTNVHEALAGIGAFFRDLSTRTLKVEVVEQLQENIPILLCNLEKIFPPGFFDVMEHLAVHLPYEALLRGPVHYGWMYQYERAMKYLKGKAKNLAKVEGSIIAGSLTEETSHFTSYYFASKVRTRKRAPRRYDDGGVAPTYAVAGVPDIFSQIGRLGGKSKEVWWSSEEDAHSAHTYILLNCEDPLIRYFESLFVSQVEETFPGISTTDVDKRKDQHFIKWLKSHVDFDDDADYPKWLHEVIQSPHVKVTTSQMYFTRGYTFHTYEYGRQRATSNYGICVKGETDFYGILTEIIEVEFPGILKLKCVLFKCEWFDPVVNRGVRFNKFGVVDVNGGRRYNKFEPFILASQADQVSYLPYPRMRESGINWLSVIKVTPRGRIISGEEPPLQEEQINEVEEPEQQIDDILLIDPHNHEYEDLTDDGTDEAVEDEFNENDDVSSDDENVSD, from the exons atggtagattttgatagggttcatgatatggtaactgatgcatttgtagctcatgatgaagatgaagaacctaacatagatgcaaaaaagttttatgaaatgttaaatgcggcgaatcaaccactttacagtggttgtagagaaggtctctctaaattgtcgttggctgctagaatgatgaatattaaaactgatcacaatctacctgaaagttgcatgaatgaatgggcagacttgttcaaagagtatttgccggaagacaatgtgtctgctgattcttattatgagattcagaaactggtgtatagtcttgggttgccttcggagatgatagatgtttgcatcgacaactgcatgatctactggggaaatgatgagaagttagaagaatgtcgattctgcaagaagccacgattcaagccgcaaggacggggacgtaatagggtaccgtaccaaaggatgtggtacctaccaattacagacagattgaaaagattgtaccaatcagagcagactgctggaaagatgagatggcatgccgagcatactcagacggatggtgagatgacacatccatcagatgcaagagcctggaaacattttaacaaagtatatccggaattcgctagcaatatccggaatgtgtatctcggattatgcacagatggatttagtccattcggaatgtcagggagacaatattcattgtggccagtctttcttacgccatacaacctgccaccggagatgtgcatgcaacgggagttgctattcttgaccatattaatacctggtccgaaacatcctaaaaggtcgctggatgttttcctgcaaccactgataaaagagttgaaggatttgtggtcaacaggggagaggacgtatgactgctcaacgaagacgaatttcacgatgcgagcgatgcttttgtggaccataagtgactttcctgcctatgggatgttgtcgggatggactacacatgggagattagcttgtccatattgtaatggagcgacagatgcgtttcaactgaagaatgggaggaagacaagttggttcgattgtcatcgtagatttcttcccattggccatccgtaccgaagaaataagacattgtttaggcacaaaagggttgtgagagacactcctcctccatatttaactggagaagaaactgaaaagcaactcgattactatggagttttggaaacagttcctcgtggtggtaattggcatgttccccctaatatgcctgattcttacggtgttcatcacaactggcacaagaagagtatattttgggagttgccatattggaaggatcttcttctgcgccacaacctcgatgtgatgcatatagagaagaatttctttgagaacatcatgaatacaatattgaatgtcccggggaagacaaaagacaacataaaatcaaggttagacttgccggatatttgctcaagaagcgagttacatataaacagcaatgggcaagttcctgttccgatattcagattgtcttcagaaaaaaagtcggtgttgttcaactgggtagcatcagaagtgaaattccccgatgggtatgtttcaaatctgtctagatgcgttgaaaagggtcaaaaATTCtctgggatgaagagtcatgactgtcatgtctttatgcaacgactacttccctttgcttttgcggagctacttcctacaaacgtacatgaagcacttgcag gcattggagcatttttcagggatctgagcacccgcacccttaaagtagaagtcgtggaacagcttcaagagaacattcccatcttattgtgcaacttggagaagatatttcctcctgggttttttgacgtaatggagcatctagctgtccaccttccatatgaggcattgcttcgtggacctgtacattacggatggatgtatcagtatgagcgagccatgaaatatttgaagggaaaagcaaagaaccttgcaaaggttgaaggttctataattgctggaagtttgacggaagaaacttctcacttcacatcgtactactttgcgtcaaaagtacgtactcggaaaagagctccaaggagatatgatgatggtggtgtcgcgccaacatacgcagttgctggtgttccagacatctttagccagattgggcgactgggtggaaaatcaaaagaggtttggtggtcgagtgaagaagacgctcatagtgcacacacctatattctacttaattgtgaggatccattgattcgttattttgaaag cctatttgtttcacaagtcgaagaaacattccctggtatatccacaactgacgtagacaaaaggaaagatcaacactttataaaatggttgaagagtcat gttgattttgacgacgatgcagattatcctaagtggttacatgaagtaattcaatctccacatgtaaaggtcaccacttcacagatgtatttcacacgaggctatacttttcacacatatgagtatggtagacagcgggcaaccagtaactatggaatatgtgtgaaaggggaaaccgatttctacggtatcttgacagagattatcgaagtggaatttccagggatattgaagctgaaatgcgtcctcttcaaatgtgagtggttcgaccccgtcgtcaacagaggtgttcggtttaacaaattcggtgtagttgatgtcaatggtggaagaag gtacaacaaattcgagcctttcatcttagcttcacaagcagatcaagttagctaccttccataccctcggatgagagaatcgggaataaattggttatccgtgatcaaagttacacctcgaggacgaatcataagtggagaagaaccaccattgcaagaagaacagataaatgaagtcgaggaacctgaacaacaaattgatgacattcttctcattgatccgcataatcatgagtatgaagatcttaccgacgatggcacagatgaagctgttgaagacgagtttaatgaaaatgatgatgtttctagtgatgacgaaaatgtatctgattga
- the LOC130500349 gene encoding uncharacterized protein LOC130500349 isoform X2, whose protein sequence is MVDFDRVHDMVTDAFVAHDEDEEPNIDAKKFYEMLNAANQPLYSGCREGLSKLSLAARMMNIKTDHNLPESCMNEWADLFKEYLPEDNVSADSYYEIQKLVYSLGLPSEMIDVCIDNCMIYWGNDEKLEECRFCKKPRFKPQGRGRNRVPYQRMWYLPITDRLKRLYQSEQTAGKMRWHAEHTQTDGEMTHPSDARAWKHFNKVYPEFASNIRNVYLGLCTDGFSPFGMSGRQYSLWPVFLTPYNLPPEMCMQRELLFLTILIPGPKHPKRSLDVFLQPLIKELKDLWSTGERTYDCSTKTNFTMRAMLLWTISDFPAYGMLSGWTTHGRLACPYCNGATDAFQLKNGRKTSWFDCHRRFLPIGHPYRRNKTLFRHKRVVRDTPPPYLTGEETEKQLDYYGVLETVPRGGNWHVPPNMPDSYGVHHNWHKKSIFWELPYWKDLLLRHNLDVMHIEKNFFENIMNTILNVPGKTKDNIKSRLDLPDICSRSELHINSNGQVPVPIFRLSSEKKSVLFNWVASEVKFPDGYVSNLSRCVEKGQKFSGMKSHDCHVFMQRLLPFAFAELLPTNVHEALAGIGAFFRDLSTRTLKVEVVEQLQENIPILLCNLEKIFPPGFFDVMEHLAVHLPYEALLRGPVHYGWMYQYERAMKYLKGKAKNLAKVEGSIIAGSLTEETSHFTSYYFASKVRTRKRAPRRYDDGGVAPTYAVAGVPDIFSQIGRLGGKSKEVWWSSEEDAHSAHTYILLNCEDPLIRYFERYNKFEPFILASQADQVSYLPYPRMRESGINWLSVIKVTPRGRIISGEEPPLQEEQINEVEEPEQQIDDILLIDPHNHEYEDLTDDGTDEAVEDEFNENDDVSSDDENVSD, encoded by the exons atggtagattttgatagggttcatgatatggtaactgatgcatttgtagctcatgatgaagatgaagaacctaacatagatgcaaaaaagttttatgaaatgttaaatgcggcgaatcaaccactttacagtggttgtagagaaggtctctctaaattgtcgttggctgctagaatgatgaatattaaaactgatcacaatctacctgaaagttgcatgaatgaatgggcagacttgttcaaagagtatttgccggaagacaatgtgtctgctgattcttattatgagattcagaaactggtgtatagtcttgggttgccttcggagatgatagatgtttgcatcgacaactgcatgatctactggggaaatgatgagaagttagaagaatgtcgattctgcaagaagccacgattcaagccgcaaggacggggacgtaatagggtaccgtaccaaaggatgtggtacctaccaattacagacagattgaaaagattgtaccaatcagagcagactgctggaaagatgagatggcatgccgagcatactcagacggatggtgagatgacacatccatcagatgcaagagcctggaaacattttaacaaagtatatccggaattcgctagcaatatccggaatgtgtatctcggattatgcacagatggatttagtccattcggaatgtcagggagacaatattcattgtggccagtctttcttacgccatacaacctgccaccggagatgtgcatgcaacgggagttgctattcttgaccatattaatacctggtccgaaacatcctaaaaggtcgctggatgttttcctgcaaccactgataaaagagttgaaggatttgtggtcaacaggggagaggacgtatgactgctcaacgaagacgaatttcacgatgcgagcgatgcttttgtggaccataagtgactttcctgcctatgggatgttgtcgggatggactacacatgggagattagcttgtccatattgtaatggagcgacagatgcgtttcaactgaagaatgggaggaagacaagttggttcgattgtcatcgtagatttcttcccattggccatccgtaccgaagaaataagacattgtttaggcacaaaagggttgtgagagacactcctcctccatatttaactggagaagaaactgaaaagcaactcgattactatggagttttggaaacagttcctcgtggtggtaattggcatgttccccctaatatgcctgattcttacggtgttcatcacaactggcacaagaagagtatattttgggagttgccatattggaaggatcttcttctgcgccacaacctcgatgtgatgcatatagagaagaatttctttgagaacatcatgaatacaatattgaatgtcccggggaagacaaaagacaacataaaatcaaggttagacttgccggatatttgctcaagaagcgagttacatataaacagcaatgggcaagttcctgttccgatattcagattgtcttcagaaaaaaagtcggtgttgttcaactgggtagcatcagaagtgaaattccccgatgggtatgtttcaaatctgtctagatgcgttgaaaagggtcaaaaATTCtctgggatgaagagtcatgactgtcatgtctttatgcaacgactacttccctttgcttttgcggagctacttcctacaaacgtacatgaagcacttgcag gcattggagcatttttcagggatctgagcacccgcacccttaaagtagaagtcgtggaacagcttcaagagaacattcccatcttattgtgcaacttggagaagatatttcctcctgggttttttgacgtaatggagcatctagctgtccaccttccatatgaggcattgcttcgtggacctgtacattacggatggatgtatcagtatgagcgagccatgaaatatttgaagggaaaagcaaagaaccttgcaaaggttgaaggttctataattgctggaagtttgacggaagaaacttctcacttcacatcgtactactttgcgtcaaaagtacgtactcggaaaagagctccaaggagatatgatgatggtggtgtcgcgccaacatacgcagttgctggtgttccagacatctttagccagattgggcgactgggtggaaaatcaaaagaggtttggtggtcgagtgaagaagacgctcatagtgcacacacctatattctacttaattgtgaggatccattgattcgttattttgaaag gtacaacaaattcgagcctttcatcttagcttcacaagcagatcaagttagctaccttccataccctcggatgagagaatcgggaataaattggttatccgtgatcaaagttacacctcgaggacgaatcataagtggagaagaaccaccattgcaagaagaacagataaatgaagtcgaggaacctgaacaacaaattgatgacattcttctcattgatccgcataatcatgagtatgaagatcttaccgacgatggcacagatgaagctgttgaagacgagtttaatgaaaatgatgatgtttctagtgatgacgaaaatgtatctgattga
- the LOC130499451 gene encoding uncharacterized protein LOC130499451 produces the protein MASPKSTAITDPTAAGSATNLLVSPYYLHPSENTGQALTPILLNGANYERWAKLMLHSLRAKRKQGFVDGTLKRPVNKPEEEEKWDMVNSMIIGWIYSSVETKLRPSISLVESAKVMWGSLQRRFSVNDDTRIHQLHADIASCKQNGDEVEVYFGRLKVMWDDLADLDKGFSCCCGDPECSSMTKYEKKEEKIRVHQFLIGLDSSRFGVARSNMLSRQTELNLESVYSQIIQEERHLSAMRNDEKTPVLGMSATTQSPQAMTNAQAAAVRFAKNNSVCSHCGKQGHEASQCFQVIGYPEWWGDKTAKPATGRGNDRGGRRRGHDIQGGRGRGGRGSGSRAYNTNVDASGVSPGQTPGFPNFTQEQWNTLTQFVSSQKAASTNNEKLMGPRLEDFDWCG, from the exons ATGGCGTCACCGAAGTCAACTGCGATTACTGATCCAACGGCTGCTGGAAGCGCCACGAACTTGCTTGTCTCTCCGTACTATCTTCATCCGTCGGAGAATACAGGACAAGCTTTGACACCCATTCTTCTGAATGGAGCAAACTATGAGCGATGGGCAAAGCTGATGCTCCACTCGCTTAGAGCGAAGCGAAAACAGGGTTTTGTTGATGGAACACTTAAGAGACCAGTCAACAAgcctgaagaagaagagaagtggGACATGGTAAATTCCATGATCATTGGATGGATCTACAGCAGTGTTGAGACGAAGCTGAGACCATCAATATCTCTCGTTGAAAGTGCAAAAGTCATGTGGGGGAGCCTTCAGCGACGGTTCTCAGTGAATGATGACACTCGCATCCATCAACTTCATGCTGACATTGCATCTTGCAAGCAGAATGGAGACGAGGTGGAAGTGTATTTTGGTAGATTGAAGGTCATGTGGGATGATCTTGCAGATTTGGACAAAGGATTTTCCTGCTGCTGTGGAGATCCAGAATGTTCATCGATGACCAAGtatgagaagaaagaagaaaagataaGAGTTCATCAATTTCTTATTGGGTTGGACAGCTCACGATTTGGCGTTGCAAGGTCAAACATGTTGAGCAGACAAACTGAACTCAATCTTGAGTCTGTGTACTCGCAAATCATTCAAGAAGAACGTCATCTAAGTGCTATGCGTAATGACGAGAAGACGCCTGTTCTTGGAATGTCCGCAACAACACAATCTCCTCAAGCTATGACAAATGCTCAAGCTGCAGCTGTAAGGTTTGCAAAAAACAACTCGGTCTGCTCACACTGTGGAAAGCAAGGACATGAAGCCAGCCAATGCTTCCAAGTGATTGGATATCCAGAATGGTGGGGAGACAAGACTGCAAAACCTGCAACTGGTAGAGGAAATgacagaggaggaagaagaagaggacatGACATACAAGGTGGCAGAGGACGTGGGGGTCGTGGATCAGGCTCTCGTGCATATAACACCAATGTTGATGCATCTGGCGTGTCTCCAGGACAAACGCCTGGCTTTCCAAATTTCACACAAGAACAGTGGAACACATTGACTCAGTTTGTGAGTTCACAGAAAGCGGCATCAACAAACAATGAGAAGCTAATGG GACCTCGCCTCGAAGACTTTGATTGGTGCGGGTGA